In Macrobrachium nipponense isolate FS-2020 chromosome 25, ASM1510439v2, whole genome shotgun sequence, one genomic interval encodes:
- the LOC135199089 gene encoding abnormal spindle-like microcephaly-associated protein homolog: MDAQDSELNRAATKIQSNFRGYRTRKEMRLINCSPEAPENNDGMSHLDLSNQDLHEAARLIQNSFRSYQLRKEGKTSQLLDSDLENIDLSDPELQKAAAIIQSSFRGFQTKKSLRAIKTPDNDNGRKLDLNDPELNETARVTQKSFRDSQFTKEGTASQLPDNDLENIDLTDPDLQRAAAIIQSSFRGFKTRKNIRGSKSPDKDNGQDTDEIENIDLTDPELEKAATTIQSNFRGFKTRKNIRSSKSPDKDNGQDTDEIENIDLTDPELEKAATTIQSNFRGFQTRKSIRSSKSPDKDDGQDTDEIENIDLTDPELEKAATTLQIQTQRISDQDCRSSNLLTK; encoded by the coding sequence ATGGATGCACAAGATTCAGAGCTGAACAGAGCAGCTACAAAAATACAATCTAATTTCCGTGGCTATAGGACGAGAAAAGAAATGAGGTTAATAAATTGTTCTCCAGAGGCTCCTGAAAACAATGATGGCATGAGTCACTTAGATCTGAGTAATCAAGATCTCCATGAAGCAGCTAGATTAATCCAAAATTCTTTTAGAAGTTACCAGCTGAGGAAAGAAGGTAAGACATCGCAGCTTCTAGACAGTGACTTGGAAAACATCGATCTGTCAGATCCTGAGTTACAAAAAGCAGCAGCTATTATCCAATCATCCTTCAGAGGATTTCAGACAAAGAAATCCCTCAGAGCTATAAAAACTCCTGACAATGATAATGGTCGTAAACTAGACCTGAACGACCCAGAGCTAAATGAAACTGCAAGAGTCACCCAAAAGTCTTTTCGAGATTCCCAGTTCACAAAAGAAGGCACTGCTTCCCAGCTTCCAGATAATGACTTGGAAAACATTGATTTAACAGATCCTGATCTGCAAAGAGCAGCAGCTATTATCCAATCATCTTTCAGAGGATTTAAGACCAGGAAAAACATCAGGGGTTCAAAATCTCCTGACAAAGACAATGGTCAGGATACAGATGAAATAGAAAACATCGATCTAACAGATCCGGAACTGGAGAAAGCAGCAACTACTATTCAGTCCAATTTCAGAGGATTTAAGACCAGGAAAAACATCAGATCTTCAAAATCTCCTGACAAAGACAATGGTCAGGATACAGATGAAATAGAAAACATCGATCTAACAGATCCGGAACTGGAGAAAGCTGCAACTACTATTCAGTCCAACTTCAGAGGATTTCAGACCAGGAAAAGTATCAGATCTTCAAAATCTCCTGATAAAGACGATGGTCAGGATACAGATGAAATAGAAAACATCGATCTAACAGATCCGGAACTGGAGAAAGCTGCTACTACATTGCAGATCCAAACTCAGAGGATTTCAGACCAGGACTGCAGATCTTCAAATCTCCTGACAAAATGA
- the LOC135198936 gene encoding uncharacterized protein DDB_G0290685-like yields MNGSEDINKAVDKSEEKIIGKSPVKCSENTVNLDEKSTEKITDDESEEKVKSESTVNGSEDAYKADDKLEEKVTDDISEEKVTDDKLKEGVTSDVTVNSIEDSDKPDDKSEEKVADDESGEKVTDDKSEERVTSESTVNSNEDSDTPGGKSEEIVTNDKSEKVVDDKSEEQVISETNENVNENTEKPDDKSENKIANEKSEDKITNESTVDSIEESDKHNKSEEKVTDDKSEEKVIDDKSEEKVTGETAANGIEDTGNPDDISEEKVTSESAVNGSENTDKADDKSEEKVISERTVNGSEDSDKPDDKSEENVSSESSVNVIVESDNPDDNSEAKATRESTVNVNEDSDEPDGKSEERVISKSNEKCSENTERHDEKSEEKITCDKSEEKVSSESTANGIEDSDKLDKYEEKVTDDKSEEKVTDDKLEEELHDKSEEKVIDDKLEEELTCESTPNSIADTDNPDDKSEEKVTSESAANGGEDIDRADDKSEENVTIESIANSNKDTVKPDDKSDEKITSESPVHRGENTNKTDEKSEEKISSESIVNGSEDTEKANDDPEEKVTSESILNGSKGTHKPDDKSEEKMTDESSVNSSEETDMPDDRSEEKVLDDKSKVKVKSESNEKGNENIEKSDDKSEENVLNESSVNGSENNDNHDHKSEKKVLGESSDKDYLDDTPEENVADDKSEEEVTDDKLKEKVTSESAVNDIDDPDKVDEKSEEKVMEDKLEEKVTSESTVNGSVYTDMAVDRLEEKVTDEITVSGSENLNQPDHELEEKDTSENDGTDKPNEVEKKVVDKSILNSSENINNLNEEVEEKVKRESAINGNVDINEPIDKLEEKDAGESIEDDSEDTGKPNEKIEEKVLNEGIANGKEDVNSEEKIEDNLTGESIVNFSEVTNQPKEKVEEKARGESYRHNETGEAKIMDEIIGSVCAHIGELNVMVSDEGSIEANHEPKEVGESTVKSAKASGDLESKTKTSDTDEDFAKKNGESNDQSTMQESSSSVNGSPDETSIPKIKVHLSVDSGDLVEKPQPETGRPCNSEDELTSGGNPQDIDPEGKAVTETPVEESHNLHEKPIHNSEKTSDILTKPANEGLGTLLAQAGEESKDVSRTGETISSVDGPTNGSERSNNAPDEVSLGDKGLVNSDRSSLDPVKVTGISLDTQFQDTAKGERGELSRQVRYVVDTTDGLMSDSKELLNTNSELEDPKYSFEKTGDEGLTIVVLSRGKSTSARIKRSRDSVDDLGKDCEDTDDIRDKAEENDSLKPDDLGKDEVGDLTPEEGPKHLDSVTENTESRESFAKYEDARGKDGPLFDNKESLVYDNTTLDANSDEQESAEGSKDLVGTTGNTDNAAAPGMTKEVSDNSEGKCLLEGLKDDPNGKGEMMDALEQVLSDRGNSAINAATVNDYSAHVLSQDDISDALNNNPPSMEMNEDNFNLDSTEKQSVRFYDETCVNDKEEHEKDPHVKIVDVKPSNSFDPVQPSLESNVVITEACREIENKGGPALTKEKKQDYQMVPTCDRYNSQGKLISSAKSEHRSHSVQSIHSVDDKTFVVIQTDHGRPLSSPSNTFVVPRPPTPGPDPAVREMICQEALKEGLQG; encoded by the coding sequence ATGAATGGCAGTGAAGATATTAATAAGGCTGTTgacaaatcagaagaaaaaattataGGCAAAAGTCCTGTAAAGTGTAGTGAAAATACCGTTAATCTTGATGAAAAATCAACAGAGAAAATCACAGATGATGAATCAGAAGAGAAAGTGAAAAGTGAAAGTACTGTAAATGGCAGTGAAGATGCTTATAAGGCTGATGACAAATTAGAAGAGAAAGTTACAGATGACATATCAGAAGAGAAAGTTACAGATGACAAACTGAAAGAGGGAGTAACAAGTGACGTTACTGTTAATAGCATTGAAGATTCTGATAAACCTGATGACAAATCTGAAGAGAAAGTTGCAGATGATGAATCAGGAGAGAAAGTTACAGATGACAAATCAGAAGAGAGAGTAACAAGTGAAAGTACTGTAAATAGCAATGAAGATTCTGATACACCTGGTGGCAAATCTGAAGAAATAGTAACAAATGATAAATCAGAGAAAGTCGTAGATGACAAATCGGAAGAGCAAGTAATAAGTGAAACTAATGAAAATGTCaatgaaaatactgaaaagcCTGACGACAAATCAGAAAAcaaaattgcaaatgaaaaatcagaagacaaaataacaaatgaaagtaCTGTAGATAGCATTGAAGAGTCTGATAAGCATAACAAATCAGAAGAGAAAGTTACAGATGACAAATCAGAAGAGAAAGTTATAGATGACAAATCAGAAGAGAAAGTTACAGGTGAAACTGCAGCAAATGGAATTGAAGACACTGGTAATCCTGATGACATATCAGAAGAGAAAGTAACAAGTGAAAGTGCTGTAAATGGCAGTGAAAATACTGATAAGGCTGATGACAAATCAGAAGAGAAAGTTATAAGTGAAAGGACTGTAAATGGCAGTGAAGATTCTGATAAGCCTGATGACAAATCAGAAGAGAATGTATCAAGTGAAAGTTCTGTAAATGTCATTGTAGAATCTGATAATCCTGATGATAACTCAGAAGCGAAAGCTACAAGAGAAAGTACTGTAAATGTTAATGAAGATTCTGATGAGCCTGATGGCAAATCAGAAGAGAGAGTaataagtaaaagtaatgaaaaatgcaGTGAAAATACAGAAAGGCATGATGAAAAATCAGAAGAAAAGATTACATGTGACAAATCAGAAGAGAAAGTATCAAGTGAAAGTACTGCAAATGGCATTGAAGATTCtgataagcttgacaaatatgaAGAGAAAGTTACAGATGACAAATCAGAAGAGAAAGTTACAGATGACAAATTGGAAGAGGAGTTGCATGACAAATCAGAAGAGAAAGTTATAGATGACAAATTGGAAGAGGAACTTACATGTGAAAGTACACCAAATAGCATTGCAGACACTGATAATCCTGATGACAAATCAGAAGAGAAAGTAACAAGTGAAAGTGCTGCAAATGGCGGTGAAGACATTGATAGGGCTGATGACAAATCAGAAGAGAATGTTACAATTGAAAGTATTGCAAATAGCAATAAAGATACTGTTAAGCCTGATGACAAATCGGATGAGAAAATTACCAGTGAAAGCCCCGTACATCGCGGTGAAAATACTAATAAGACTGATGAAAAATCAGAGGAGAAAATTTCAAGTGAAAGTATTGTAAATGGCAGTGAAGATACTGAAAAGGCTAATGATGACCCAGAAGAGAAAGTTACAAGTGAAAGTATTTTAAATGGCAGTAAAGGTACTCATAAGCCTGATGACAAATCAGAAGAGAAAATGACAGATGAAAGTTCTGTAAATAGCAGTGAAGAAACTGATATGCCTGATGACAGATCAGAAGAGAAAGTACTAGATGACAAATCAAAAGTGAAAGTAAAAAGTGAAAGTAATGAAAAGGgcaatgaaaatattgaaaagtcTGATGACAAATCAGAAGAGAACGTTCTTAATGAAAGTTCCGTAAATGGtagtgaaaataatgataatcatgatCACAAATCAGAAAAGAAAGTTCTTGGTGAAAGTTCTGATAAAGATTACCTTGATGACACACCAGAAGAGAATGTTGCAGATGACAAATCAGAAGAGGAAGTTACAGATGACAAATTGAAAGAGAAAGTAACTAGTGAAAGTGCTGTCAATGACATTGATGATCCTGATAAGGTTGATGAAAAATCAGAAGAGAAAGTTATGGAGGACAAATTAGAAGAGAAAGTTACTAGTGAAAGTACTGTAAATGGCAGTGTATATACTGATATGGCTGTTGATAGGTTGGAAGAGAAAGTTACTGATGAAATTACTGTAAGTGGAAGTGAAAATCTTAACCAGCCTGATCATGAACTGGAAGAGAAAGATACAAGTGAAAATGATGGCACTGACAAGCCCAATGAAGTAGAAAAGAAAGTTGTggataaaagtattttaaatagtagtgaaaatattaataatcttaATGAGGAAGTGGAAGAGAAAGTTAAACGGGAAAGTGCAATAAATGGTAATGTAGATATAAATGAGCCTATTGATAAACTGGAAGAGAAAGATGCAGGTGAAAGCATTGAAGATGACAGTGAGGATACTGGTAAGCCCAATGAGAAAATAGAAGAGAAAGTTCTGAATGAAGGTATTGCAAATGGCAAGGAAGATGTAAATTCGGAAGAGAAAATTGAAGACAACCTTACAGGTGAAAGTATTGTCAATTTCAGTGAGGTTACTAATCAGCCTAAAGAGAAAGTGGAAGAGAAAGCTAGAGGTGAAAGTTATAGACATAATGAGACTGGAGAAGCTAAGATTATGGATGAAATCATTGGCAGCGTCTGTGCGCATATTGGTGAGTTAAATGTGATGGTCAGTGACGAAGGAAGTATTGAAGCGAATCATGAACCTAAGGAGGTAGGAGAAAGTACTGTAAAATCTGCCAAGGCCTCTGGTGATTTGGAATCCAAAACTAAAACCAGCGACACTGATGAGGATTTTGCCAAAAAAAATGGAGAATCTAATGATCAAAGTACGATGCAGGAAAGTTCCAGCTCTGTAAATGGAAGTCCAGATGAAACAAGCATACCAAAAATTAAGGTGCATTTGTCAGTGGACTCAGGTGACCTTGTCGAGAAGCCACAGCCTGAAACTGGAAGACCTTGTAACTCGGAGGATGAACTGACAAGTGGTGGTAATCCACAGGACATTGACCCAGAGGGCAAAGCTGTAACAGAGACCCCTGTAGAGGAAAGTCACAACCTGCATGAGAAACCCATCCATAATAGTGAAAAAACCAGTGACATCTTAACAAAACCAGCCAACGAAGGGCTGGGAACGCTTTTAGCTCAGGCTGGAGAGGAATCAAAGGATGTTAGCAGGACTGGAGAAACTATCAGTTCAGTTGATGGACCAACAAATGGCAGTGAAAGATCAAACAATGCTCCAGATGAAGTCAGTTTGGGAGATAAAGGCTTGGTAAACTCTGACAGGAGCTCTTTGGACCCTGTTAAAGTAACAGGCATCTCCCTAGACACACAATTTCAGGACACTGCCAAAGGGGAACGTGGAGAGCTCAGCAGGCAGGTAAGGTATGTAGTAGATACAACTGACGGCCTGATGTCAGACAGCAAAGAGCTTCTTAACACCAACAGTGAGCTAGAGGACCCAAAATACAGCTTTGAAAAAACAGGAGACGAGGGCTTGACAATAGTTGTGTTGAGTAGGGGAAAGTCTACATCTGCTAGAATAAAGAGATCTAGAGACTCAGTTGATGATCTAGGTAAAGATTGTGAGGATACTGATGACATCAGAGATAAAGCTGAGGAAAACGACTCACTGAAACCAGATGATTTAGGGAAAGACGAAGTCGGGGACTTAACGCCTGAAGAAGGACCAAAACATCTCGATAGTGTGACAGAAAATACAGAATCAAGAGAGAGTTTTGCGAAATATGAAGATGCAAGGGGAAAGGATGGACCTCTGTTTGATAACAAGGAATCACTAGTGTATGATAATACTACTCTAGATGCTAATTCAGATGAACAAGAATCAGCAGAGGGTTCAAAAGATCTTGTTGGAACTACTGGGAACACTGATAATGCAGCTGCACCGGGGATGACGAAAGAGGTCTCAGATAATTCTGAGGGCAAATGCCTACTGGAAGGTCTCAAGGACGACCCCAATGGAAAAGGGGAGATGATGGATGCACTTGAACAGGTACTCTCTGACAGAGGCAATtctgcaattaatgctgctactgtAAACGACTATTCTGCTCATGTTCTCTCGCAAGATGATATTTCTGATGCACTTAACAATAATCCACCTTCTATGGAAATGAATGAAGATAACTTCAATCTGGATTCAACAGAAAAACAGTCTGTTAGGTTCTATGATGAGACTTGCGTGAATGACAAAGAGGAACATGAGAAAGACCCACATGTGAAGATTGTAGATGTGAAACCAAGCAACTCATTTGATCCTGTTCAACCAAGCTTGGAAAGCAATGTCGTCATAACAGAAGCATGCAGGGAAATAGAGAATAAAGGGGGTCCTGCTCTCACAAAGGAGAAAAAGCAAGATTACCAAATGGTTCCTACATGTGATCGCTACAACAGCCAGGGAAAGCTAATTTCATCTGCAAAGTCAGAGCACAGGAGTCACTCTGTGCAGTCAATCCATAGTGTGGACGATAAAACCTTCGTTGTTATTCAGACGGACCATGGTAGGCCTTTGTCTAGCCCATCTAACACTTTTGTGGTACCCAGACCACCTACACCAGGTCCTGATCCTGCTGTCAGGGAAATGATATGCCAAGAGGCATTGAAAGAGGGCCTCCAGGGATAG
- the LOC135198937 gene encoding retinitis pigmentosa 1-like 1 protein: MSLIKLMAKLLSCLLMLLNPPELTELPLQPRPPSCENVERETVSLLEFERAEDDATNAEKDEEMTGLTENMMKDSGQHDDNLENTEPSIPFQDSVETSILSGHMVETGTPLFTVEESGEGDDSDKNVEGTESDEAAKEDNPEIMNTEDVYAPAAEENAEAVTAEELSNEATAEDESAEAVTAEEDNKDVPATEESPEDVHIEEEGKDAPTAEGNVEAVSAEEETEESAEAATTDEESNDAPAAEESAEAVTTEEESTDAPAAEESAEAATTEEESNDAPAAEESAEAATTEEESNDAPAAEESEEAATAEEESNDAPAAEESEEAATAEEESNDAPAAEESAEAATTEEESNDVPAAEESAEAATTEEESNDAPAAEESAETATTVEESNDAPAAEESAEAATTEEESNDAPAAEESAEAATAEEESNDAPAAEESAVAATTEEESNDAPAAEESEEAVTTEEESNDATTEEESAEAATAEEESNDAPAAEESAEAATAEDGSNDAPAAEESAEIAATEEESIDANAAEESAEAATAEEESNDAPAAEESAEAATAEEEGKQ, encoded by the exons ATGTCTCTCATAAAACTAATGGCTAAACTTCTCTCTTGCCTGCTGATGCTGCTGAATCCCCCCGAACTTACTGAACTTCCGCTACAGCCCAGGCCACCCTCTTGCGAGAATGTGGAGCGTGAAACTGTATCATTGCTGGAGTTTGAGAGAGCAGAGGATGATGCTACAAATGCTGAAAAGGATGAGGAGATGACAGGGCTCACTGAGAACATGATGAAAGACAGTGGCCAACACGACGATAATCTTGAAAACACTGAGCCTAGCATTCCGTTCCAAGACAGTGTTGAAACAAGTATTCTCAGTGGACACATGGTAGAAACCGGCACCCCATTGTTTACAGTAGAAGAAAGTGGAGAAGGTGATGATTCCGATAAGAATGTGGAAGGAACAGAAAGTGATGAGGCAGCAAAAGAAGACAATCCAGAGATCATGAATACAGAGGATGTTTATGCACCCGCAGCAGAAGAAAATGCAGAGGCTGTCACTGCAGAAGAATTAAGCAATGAGGCAACTGCAGAAGATGAAAGTGCAGAGGCTGTGACAGCAGAAGAAGACAACAAGGATGTACCTGCCACAGAAGAAAGTCCAGAGGATGTACAtatagaagaagaaggaaaagatgcACCCACGGCAGAAGGAAATGTAGAGGCTGTATCTGCAGAAGAAGAAA CAGAAGAAAGTGCGGAGGCTGCGACTACAGATGAAGAAAGTAATGATGCACCTGCAGCAGAAGAAAGTGCGGAGGCTGTGACCACTGAAGAAGAAAGCACTGATGCACCTGCAGCAGAAGAAAGTGCGGAGGCTGCGACTACTGAAGAAGAAAGCAATGATGCACCTGCAGCAGAAGAAAGTGCGGAGGCTGCGACTACTGAAGAAGAAAGCAATGATGCACCTGCAGCAGAAGAAAGTGAGGAGGCTGCGACTGCAGAAGAAGAAAGCAATGATGCACCTGCAGCAGAAGAAAGTGAGGAGGCTGCGACTGCAGAAGAAGAAAGCAATGATGCGCCTGCAGCAGAAGAAAGTGCGGAGGCTGCGACTACAGAAGAAGAAAGCAATGATGTACCTGCAGCAGAAGAAAGTGCAGAGGCTGCGACTACAGAAGAAGAAAGCAATGATGCACCAGCAGCAGAAGAAAGTGCGGAGACTGCGACTACTGTAGAAGAAAGCAATGATGCACCTGCAGCAGAAGAAAGTGCAGAGGCTGCGACTACAGAAGAAGAAAGCAATGATGCACCTGCAGCAGAAGAAAGTGCAGAGGCTGCGACTGCAGAAGAAGAAAGCAATGATGCACCTGCAGCAGAAGAAAGTGCAGTGGCTGCGACTACAGAAGAAGAAAGCAATGATGCACCTGCAGCAGAAGAAAGTGAGGAGGCTGTGACTACTGAAGAAGAAAGCAATGATGCAACTACAGAGGAAGAAAGTGCAGAGGCTGCGACTGCAGAAGAAGAAAGCAATGATGCACCTGCAGCAGAGGAAAGTGCGGAGGCTGctactgcagaagatggaagcAATGATGCACCTGCAGCAGAAGAAAGTGCAGAGATTGCCGCTACAGAAGAAGAAAGCATTGATGCAAATGCGGCAGAGGAAAGTGCAGAGGCTGCGACTGCAGAAGAAGAAAGCAATGATGCACCTGCAGCAGAAGAAAGTGCAGAGGCTGCGactgcagaagaagaaggaaagcaaTGA